The window AAGGTTTCCGGGATGCGCTAGGAAAACTTAGCTTAAACGATGCCTCTTTATTTTATGAGCCAGAAACATCATCGGCTTTAGGTTTTGGTTTCCGTTGTGGTTTCCTTGGCTTATTGCATATGGAAATCATCCAAGAACGTTTAGAGCGTGAATACGATCTTGATCTGATCACGACTGCACCAACGGTAGTGTATGAAGTACAACAAACCAATGGTCAGGTTGTTTATGTGGATAGCCCATCAAAGCTACCGCCACTAAACAATATTGAAGAGCTGCGTGAGCCAATTGCAGAGTGCCATATGTTAATGCCTAAGGAATACTTAGGTAACGTGATTACACTTTGTGTTGAGAAACGTGGCGTTCAAACCAATATGGTCTATCATGGTAATCAAGTCTCGTTAACATATGAAATCCCAATGGCTGAAGTGGTGTTGGATTTCTTTGACCGTTTAAAATCAACGTCTCGTGGTTATGCCTCGTTAGATTATTCTTTTAAACGTTTTCAAGCATCTGATATGGTGCGTGTTGATGTTCTTATTAACAATGAACGTGTTGATGCTTTAGCATTAATTACACACCGTGCAAACTCACAATATCGTGGTCGTGAGTTAGTTGAGAAAATGAAAGAACTGATCCCGCGCCAGCAGTTTGATATTGCAATCCAAGCGGCGATTGGTAACCATATTATTGCTCGTTCTACAGTTAAACAGTTGCGTAAAAATGTTCTTGCCAAGTGTTATGGTGGTGACGTTAGCCGTAAGAAGAAACTGTTGCAGAAGCAAAAGGATGGTAAGAAACGTATGAAGCAAGTGGGTAACGTTGAGCTACCACAAGAAGCGTTCCTTGCTATATTGCACGTTGGTAAAGACAACTAAGTTTACAAGGAGTCTCAATGGCTAACACCTTTGCCTTGATCCTAACATTGGCAACTTTAATCACAGGGATCATATGGTGTTTAGATAAGTTTAAATTTGCGCCAGCGCGTAAAGCGAAACTTAAACAGTTACAGGATGCAGCAAATGGGGCTGTGAGCGATGCGGATATCGCAAATGCCGTTCGCCGTCCTTCATGGCTAGAAACGGGGACATCAATTTTCCCAGTGTTAGCTATTGTGCTGATTGTACGCTCATTTATTTATGAGCCGTTTCAAATACCATCAGGGTCGATGATGCCAACGTTATTAGTTGGTGACTTTATGTTGGTTGAGAAATTTGCATATGGTTTAAAAGATCCGATCACGCAGACGACACTTATTGAAACGGGTAAACCAAAACGGGGTGATATTGCAGTATTTAAATATCCGCGGGATCCAAATGTTGATTTTGTTAAACGTGTAATTGGTTTGCCAGGTGATAAGATTGTTTATAATCCAGATGCAAAAGAACTGACTATTTACCCAAATTGTGCTGACAACAAGTGCACCGATAATTTGCCGATCACTTATGGGCCATTGAACCCGAGTGAATGGACCATGTTCCTTGATATTGGTTCTGTTGTTGATAGCCAAAAAGGCAACTATGAAATCCCACTAAATCAGGAATTGCCAAGAAATGCCTTGCGTCAATATGAGCGCAGTGAAAAATTAGATACGGTTGAACATCAAATCCTAATTATTCGTCAGGCAATCACTGAAGCAAAATATTTACAGCCAGGTATGCCATTAAATGAATGGATTGTTCCTGAAAAACAATATTTTATGATGGGTGATAATAGGGATAATAGCTCTGATAGCCGTATGTGGGGATTTGTTCCTGAACAAAATTTAGTTGGTCGTGCGGTGTTTATCTGGCTAAGCCTCGATAAACAAGAAAATGAATGGCCAACGGGCATTCGCTTTAGTCGAATTGGTCCACTATAATTTCATTGATTGGATACGCCAAACAGTTAACATGCGGGTTTTCATTAGAAAACCTGCATTAACCGAAGCATTATTATTTTACCCAGTGTACAATATAGTTTAATTAATATTATTGGCTCCCCAATCTATAACCCCTTTCTCTTATAACCCATTGTAACTAATTAAATTTATCTTATTAGTTCCACAGGGCTAAAAAAAATGCGGGAGAGCAAGGAGTCAGTGCAAACGCAACAGTTTTGTAAAATGCATTATTTTACAGGTCTGTTGCGTGTGCTTTTTTATCAAATAGAAATGGTTGGGCGCACATGAACCCCTCTTTAGTAGAAAGATTACAACGTAAGCTTGGTTATCAATTTAAACAAAATGATTTATTGATCCAGGCGT of the Providencia rettgeri genome contains:
- the lepB gene encoding signal peptidase I, giving the protein MANTFALILTLATLITGIIWCLDKFKFAPARKAKLKQLQDAANGAVSDADIANAVRRPSWLETGTSIFPVLAIVLIVRSFIYEPFQIPSGSMMPTLLVGDFMLVEKFAYGLKDPITQTTLIETGKPKRGDIAVFKYPRDPNVDFVKRVIGLPGDKIVYNPDAKELTIYPNCADNKCTDNLPITYGPLNPSEWTMFLDIGSVVDSQKGNYEIPLNQELPRNALRQYERSEKLDTVEHQILIIRQAITEAKYLQPGMPLNEWIVPEKQYFMMGDNRDNSSDSRMWGFVPEQNLVGRAVFIWLSLDKQENEWPTGIRFSRIGPL